Proteins encoded by one window of Rutidosis leptorrhynchoides isolate AG116_Rl617_1_P2 chromosome 7, CSIRO_AGI_Rlap_v1, whole genome shotgun sequence:
- the LOC139860082 gene encoding protein JASON-like yields MGCFFGCFRVNDNRRTSVHLLSQPISSNHKVPVEAVARNPLSSLLLLESEEGDQLSQKERKCGSLGSDAPDVDFNELEAEAKFLKACGTLPQTPAEIRNNEKLANMESGYGDRESSTSRSWLQNDSIEKVKLEKLLDQKLSPVKLTEEWENESDYSSHSPDSCLTGQNSERTYCSSGVRRNVETSHAHADVTQNPIPSSTPHVLSTQCRNKSVPFDCKFDPSSFSASNASSIVTCEQKNPSGEYTISKPSPYPTPLELTNDIQTPGTFFPTGKSPRIRSQYVHPGLNPVENADQLKKLVANSFGSDDYDYSAQLKEQLEERTNTAEKQLTVDTSLSSWLPPKRAHQGRNNRSFIGKTVGDRPIIGMVAAHWNTDETETVSSQSKWWDGNGIPNSTNKYKEDQKVSWHATPFEERLEKALSEDKLTGDRKQFGKVSLPPPIDC; encoded by the exons ATGGGCTGTTTCTTCGGTTGTTTCCGTGTTAACGATAATCGTCGCACTTCAGTTCATCTCCTCTCTCAACCAATTTCTTCAAACCATAAG GTTCCGGTTGAAGCTGTAGCGCGAAATCCTTTATCGTCGTTGCTACTTTTAGAAT CTGAAGAAGGAGATCAATTGTCACAAAAAGAAAGGAAGTGCGGTTCTCTTGGATCTGATGCGCCTGATGTGGATTTTAACGAGCTGGAGGCTGAG GCTAAATTTCTCAAAGCTTGTGGCACTTTACCACAGACCCCAGCTGAAATTCGGAACAATGAGAAACTGGCAAATATGGAATCTGGATATGGAGATAGAGAATCTTCAACATCTCGTTCATGGCTTCAAAATGATAGTATTGAAAAGGTCAAACTTGAAAAGCTACTTGATCAGAAGCTTTCTCCAGTCAAACTAACTGAGGAATGGGAGAATGAATCAGATTACTCATCACATTCACCGGACAG TTGTTTGACTGGGCAAAATTCAGAGAGGACCTATTGCAGCTCAGGAGTCAGACGTAATGTAGAAACTTCTCACGCACATGCTGATGTCACACAAAATCCCATCCCTTCATCTACTCCTCATGTTTTAAGCACACAGTGTAGAAACAAATCCGTTCCTTTTGATTGTAAGTTTGACCCGTCTTCATTTTCTGCAAGTAATGCTTCATCCATAGTTACATGTGAACAAAAAAACCCATCTGGTGAATATACCATTTCAAAACCTTCACCTTACCCTACCCCTCTCGAATTAACCAATGACATTCAAACACCTGGCACCTTTTTCCCAACTGGGAAGTCTCCACGTATTAGATCTCAGTATGTTCATCCAGGGCTAAACCCTGTCGAAAACGCTGATCAGTTGAAAAAACTGGTTGCAAATAGTTTTGGTTCTGATGATTATGATTACTCTGCTCAATTAAAAGAACAGCTTGAAGAAAGAACAAATACAGCCGAAAAGCAGTTGACTGTGGATACAAGTTTGTCATCATGGTTACCACCAAAGCGGGCCCACCAAGGTCGTAACAACCGTTCGTTTATTGGCAAAACGGTTGGGGATAGGCCTATAATTGGGATGGTTGCGGCTCATTGGAACACTGATGAAACTGAAACTGTTTCTTCCCAATCTAAGTGGTGGGATGGGAATGGAATACCTAATTCAACTAATAAATACAAAGAG GATCAGAAAGTGAGTTGGCATGCTACACCGTTTGAGGAAAGATTGGAGAAGGCTTTATCCGAGGATAAACTTACTGGTGACAG GAAGCAATTTGGAAAGGTGTCATTGCCACCACCGATAGACTGCTGA
- the LOC139858884 gene encoding protein JASON-like: MKCGALGSDASDVDFNEYQTPTEIRKIKKLTDLESGYGDRESSKSRSWLQNASSIIKKVKLLKKQFDHKLSRVKLFKEWENDSDYSSFSLDSCLTGQNTVEGCGVRHNVETSQSHADLAQNPSSGEYTFEEKVNSVENESSVDTSLSSWLPPKWAHQGGNNRCVISKTPGDRPIIGMVGAHWNDDEQPKLWDGNGIPNTTCKYKEDQKVSWHATPFEERLEKALSEDKFTGDRKQIGKVPLPPIDLDEKDECKPSNHSESGCILISGS, encoded by the exons ATGAAGTGTGGTGCTCTTGGATCTGATGCGTCTGATGTGGATTTTAACGAGTATCAG ACTCCAACTGAAATTCGGAAGATTAAGAAACTGACAGATTTGGAATCTGGATATGGAGATAGAGAATCTTCAAAATCTCGTTCATGGCTTCAAAATGCTAGTAGTATTATTAAAAAGGTCAAACTACTAAAAAAGCAATTTGATCATAAGCTTTCTCGAGTCAAACTATTTAAGGAATGGGAGAATGATTCAGATTACTCATCATTTTCACTGGACAG TTGTTTGACTGGGCAAAATACAGTTGAAGGCTGTGGGGTCAGACATAATGTAGAAACATCTCAATCACATGCTGACCTGGCACAAAACCCTTCATCAGGTGAATATACTTTTGAAGAAAAAGTAAATTCAGTTGAAAATGAATCGAGTGTGGATACAAGTTTGTCATCATGGTTACCACCAAAGTGGGCCCATCAAGGTGGTAACAACCGTTGTGTTATTAGTAAAACTCCCGGGGATAGGCCTATAATTGGAATGGTTGGGGCTCATTGGAATGATGATGAACAACCTAAGTTGTGGGATGGGAATGGAATCCCTAATACAACTTGCAAGTATAAAGAG GATCAAAAAGTGAGTTGGCATGCTACACCGTTTGAAGAAAGATTGGAGAAGGCTTTATCCGAGGATAAATTTACTGGTGACAG GAAGCAAATTGGAAAGGTGCCACTGCCACCGATAGACTTGGATGAGAAAGATGAATGTAAACCATCAAACCATTCTGAATCTGGTTGCATTTTGATCAGTGGTTCTTGA